The following coding sequences lie in one Yamadazyma tenuis chromosome 3, complete sequence genomic window:
- a CDS encoding mitochondrial 37S ribosomal protein bS21m (EggNog:ENOG503P6MY; COG:J), whose amino-acid sequence MFRSLQRTVLIRPFPIRPAYRGFSFTSRVLADKKGPDSNSVTKQLYEAVKSNNPSNQQTPIDDSLLDMLNNLESRPTHQNSFYDSFGLTDASQVHPRDIAKNIRITGPSAGKTLDINNGALWRGLGAMNSILKNNKVKYLVKIQKRHIRKAKYRKQKKREWWRQRFSQGFGELLAKVNDAKRRGY is encoded by the coding sequence ATGTTCAGAAGTCTTCAACGCACGGTGTTGATAAGGCCATTCCCCATAAGGCCCGCCTACAGAGGGTTCTCGTTCACATCCCGGGTGTTGGCAGACAAAAAAGGCCCCGACTCCAACTCGGTGACCAAGCAGTTGTACGAAGCcgtcaagtccaacaaccCATCCAACCAACAAACCCCTATTGATGACAGTTTACTCGACATGTTAAACAACCTTGAGAGCAGACCCACTCACCAGAACTCGTTTTACGACAGTTTCGGGTTGACGGACGCTTCGCAGGTTCATCCCAGAGACATCGCCAAAAACATCCGTATAACTGGACCACTGGCGGGTAAGACCCTTGACATAAATAACGGGGCTCTTTGGAGGGGCTTGGGAGCCATGAACAGTATtctcaagaacaacaaagtgaagtacttggtgaagatCCAGAAAAGACACATCAGAAAGGCCAAGTACAGAAAGCAGAAGAAACGGGAATGGTGGAGACAAAGATTCCTGCAAGGCTTTGGCGAgcttttggccaaggtCAACGATGCCAAGAGACGTGGATACTAA
- the ATG13 gene encoding autophagy protein 13 (COG:U; EggNog:ENOG503NVHQ; BUSCO:EOG09261V2P), giving the protein MVSPQVKDLDTYIRKQNSKLTQVVQNFFTKAVQIILGARSEDEDELSHDQKINKWFNLLMASSNAVNKDELKLWKSCGDLSIIPPMIIETSLDLRSLSHENALVLKDDTGNVWEVVKGVNSKKQEVVVERWLIEFDPNDVSGSIMDELPLIYKQAIILFRSLYGFLRLMPVYKLRQRLAKNPNGRLKVVNKVLDGKQPISSKGRIGLSKSIIPQQMLSTESHLVQRNFHPIHTTLGTLKVSTIYRRHADFVVHDNEEVLSSHFIHMDDKDTSVLPELEVPAKDIANTASMSISPSTAREPSPAKRDTPPAVSGRPAIQPFKVGSISSSPPPFHGPFGPSSLERRISITSNKSTSNASLAAMLRNPRGSNSSTTGNIPISSTASQHALSSVPRSVSSSHGDADSPNPDGVATTPRFSSSFGSRASRRFSNTSVRQSVLHQTFNDHSYLGTSAGSITSVNPMSGIYIDDDISDFVRMIDNKTDLRLSSPGSNQSNVEKPPSGSDVLNKFQLMKFQHQQFGDSVNQSLILQSGSNPPSLNNPGSQVSSRKSSTHSATYSPVSRSPFGHRSNPSNQNLPTIDSKLETEPKPPAAAPETSVGHGDKPREPGVVRGLATTPSVYANRRSIQYENVFEDDDDGEDYYLQSKSASKPEEEDDDLLFTMSDMNLTKH; this is encoded by the coding sequence ATGGTGTCCCCTCAGGTGAAAGACCTTGATACATATATCCGCAAACAGAACTCCAAGCTCACGCAGGTGGTACAgaactttttcaccaaggCGGTTCAGATCATCCTCGGTGCTCGAAGtgaagacgaagacgaaCTATCACATGATcagaaaatcaacaaatggTTCAACCTTCTAATGGCATCTTCCAACGCCGTAAACAAggatgagttgaagttaTGGAAGTCATGTGGTGACCTTTCGATCATTCCGCCGATGATTATTGAAACCTCTCTCGACCTTCGGCTGCTCTCCCACGAAAACGCTTTGGTGCTCAAAGACGACACGGGAAATGTGTGGGAGGTGGTCAAAGGTGTTAACAGTAAGAAACAGGAGGTGGTGGTCGAACGGTGGCTCATAGAGTTTGATCCCAACGATGTCAGCGGCTCCATTATGGACGAGTTGCCGTTGATCTACAAACAGGCCATCATCCTCTTCCGAAGTTTATATGGGTTCTTGAGACTCATGCCCGTATACAAGCTCCGGCAGCGGTTGGCGAAGAACCCAAACGGCCGCTTGAAGGTGGTCAACAAGGTCTTGGATGGCAAACAACCCATCAGCTCTAAGGGTCGAATCGGACTATCCAAGTCGATTATTCCTCAACAAATGCTATCTACAGAGTCCCATTTGGTACAACGGAACTTCCACCCGATCCACACCACCTTGGGCACTTTGAAGGTGTCGACCATCTACAGAAGACATGCAGACTTTGTGGTGCACGATAACGAGGAGGTATTATCAAGTCACTTTATCCACATGGACGACAAGGATACTCTGGTGCTTCCAGAACTCGAGGTCCCGGCAAAGGATATTGCCAACACGGCTTCAATGTCCATTTCACCCAGTACTGCTAGAGAACCTTCACCTGCAAAAAGAGACACTCCTCCAGCAGTTTCTGGACGTCCTGCCATCCAGCCGTTCAAGGTGGGCTCCATCAGCAGCTCACCGCCGCCGTTCCACGGCCCGTTTGGCCCATCTTCCCTCGAGAGGAGAATCTCCATCACCAGCAACAAGTCAACGTCAAATGCGTCTCTTGCAGCCATGCTCCGAAACCCGCGTGGTAGTAACCTGTCCACCACTGGTAACATTCCCATTTCCAGTACCGCTAGCCAGCATGCGTTGTCATCGGTGCCACGGTCGGTATCTTCCTCCCATGGCGACGCTGACTCCCCCAACCCCGACGGTGTGGCCACCACGCCCCGGTTTTCGTCCTCATTCGGGTCGCGTGCCAGCAGACGCTTCAGCAACACCAGTGTTCGCCAAAGCGTCTTGCACCAAACCTTCAACGACCACAGCTACCTTGGCACCAGTGCCGGGCTGATCACGTCTGTCAACCCCATGAGTGGGATTTACATTGATGACGACATTAGTGACTTTGTGCGTATGATTGATAACAAAACGGACTTGCGTCTCTCCAGTCCCGGTAGTAACCAGTCAAACGTTGAAAAACCACCGTCGGGATCAGACGTGCTCAACAAGTTccaattgatgaagttccaacaccaacaatttggagACAGTGTCAACCAAAGCTTGATACTACAGTCCGGATCCAACCCTCCAAGTCTCAATAACCCTGGAAGTCAGGTGTCGAGCCGTAAGTCATCGACCCACTCGGCCACCTACTCACCAGTTTCTCGAAGTCCCTTTGGCCATAGAAGCAATCCTTCCAACCAGAACTTACCTACGATTGACTCGAAACTCGAAACTGAACCCAAACCACCAGCCGCCGCGCCAGAAACGTCTGTCGGCCACGGAGACAAGCCAAGAGAGCCGGGAGTGGTACGGGGCCTTGCCACCACACCCTCGGTGTACGCCAACCGTCGCTCTATCCAATACGAGaatgtgtttgaagacgaCGATGATGGTGAGGACTACTATTTGCAGCTGAAGAGTGCCCTGAAGCCggaagaggaagacgaTGACTTGCTTTTCACCATGAGCGAcatgaacttgaccaagCACTAA
- a CDS encoding uncharacterized protein (COG:C; EggNog:ENOG503P0U0) has protein sequence MTHVDPKPSSQTPSGGIPAITGSINHTNAIHVFPEHLQPWKPTVISYGSSFLSTTIGFPMDTIKTRMQTHPEFKSYFDCALKTYKAEGINGFFRGIWAPLVSSSFSKSINVSLFTQCKPYVHNGLFPYDDSDIHPFVRNIPTCFLSGMVAGAGVSVFACPFEFTKIFAQISKLVERNTVSKASNGSTLATFKKIIKYEGPMGLYSGFRYHIVRDALSSGVYYSVYETMKYTMNTVINKDATKNSPISVVLAGGLSGVTCWIVVFPIDTAKSLLQKQVVSNIFCKKDRLQPKPVKRPKITISRNMYRGLGISVTRSFIVNMVFFSTFEFLMGHIA, from the coding sequence ATGACTCACGTGGATCCCAAACCTTCATCACAGACTCCATCCGGGGGCATTCCTGCCATCACCGGCAGCATAAACCATACCAATGCCATTCACGTGTTCCCCGAACACCTACAGCCGTGGAAGCCCACCGTCATTTCGTACGGATCTTCCTTTCtttccaccaccattgGGTTCCCTATGGATACCATCAAAACCAGAATGCAAACGCACCCCGAGTTCAAAAGCTACTTCGACTGTGCCCTCAAGACGTACAAGGCCGAGGGAATCAACGGGTTTTTCAGAGGAATCTGGGCGCCGTTGGTGTCTTCGTCGTTTTCCAAATCCATCAATGTGTCGCTCTTCACCCAATGTAAACCATACGTCCACAACGGGCTCTTTCCGTACGACGACTCGGATATACACCCGTTTGTCAGGAATATCCCCACCTGTTTTCTCCTGGGAATGGTGGCGGGCGCCGGGGTGTCGGTGTTTGCCTGTCCGTTTGaattcaccaagatctttgcGCAGATCAGTAAGTTAGTGGAACGTAACACCGTCAGTAAGGCCTCCAACGGCCTGACGTTGGCGacgttcaagaaaatcatcaagtacGAGGGCCCCATGGGATTGTACTCCGGGTTTAGGTATCATATCGTCAGGGATGCTCTTTCGTCTGGAGTATATTACTCGGTGTACGAGACCATGAAGTACACAATGAACACcgtcatcaacaaggatGCCACCAAGAACTCTCCCATATCGGTGGTGCTTGCGGGAGGGTTGTCTGGGGTTACTTGTTGGATCGTGGTGTTTCCCATCGACACTGCAAAGTCGTTACTTCAAAAGCAGGTGGTGCTGAATATTTTCTGCAAGAAGGACCGGTTGCAGCCCAAGCCCGTTAAACGTCCAAAGATCACCATCAGCAGAAATATGTATAGGGGACTTGGAATTTCGGTCACCCGGTCTTTTATTGTAAATATGGTGTTTTTCAGCACCTTTGAGTTTCTTATGGGCCATATAGCCTGA
- the SKI3 gene encoding Superkiller protein 3 (COG:A; BUSCO:EOG09260779; EggNog:ENOG503NU3G), with protein MSTAKHYLKLAKGAIDKNDPELALEYVQDVLEADKNNFFAFLFQGKSYQLINDTDQAIKAFQKATQLQPDNLLGWKGYFQVVSESGVHELFFQVLAQYLQVEAEQGQGLGQTLRNASNYIKKHNLKGKPDLHELFLSHVIPGTKLHELAPSYFGRDEDNLQKLVDLVFKKENELVVKACFKERMKFPKQLSYDQQDLMNNIIWPIYKNSKLSDYFDEFLNICNDDDKRKKYQELYFQYKYDVLKVSPKKSKSKILQQVKDMCDDLILLNIPSHFVWSKYFDLLDVKDFRDLDKDQVIFCIKNFQAEGLGILFYGLVHSEISPFNRDEISKEVKIETETEVEEDEDQDLINLMETKDDGPSRFSAEQILELIKEGSSKLDSVFSKRILIDYYLHMREYLGASDICRVGIKLLADMQHAIGVDLVNSRASVVCSLAVVYTYHEAPKNYSRALELYERILELDKHNKRARIGKGLILLEKGNLSVAKKLLTQAFNDFPDDSDVLMELGWCEVQLGNHQVGRTHLEKSLKSLTGLDIQSCELRASINWRIARSYILEKPDNVDVPYQLLIKSLKEYNSFAPSYTALGIIYFEVYGDKVRAQKCFYKAFELDIAEVESAKYLVTDMTSKKEWEVAEILCSKIVDTERARKALSSQQDKSWPYRVLGCSALNKQDDAKAIQWFQTALRMASMDFECWVGLGEAYYNCGRFDAAQKVFERALTLKEEESWQITYMLGKVLCDTKEFDDGIEKLERALELRPGEECVVNALFQAKIEQIQKLLPNGYFGRVLDINRNVLELVKQCSKINKKTQSLWLGLYHCLSVYLKIQSNLEDFPLAEVEDIFNEFKDETFTEPFLQELNQIDDNINLQGCSDIFRNGKHVEGITSLIIFNFKVCIHLLPEQGRYMRSINYYNLGLAYYEAFNHCEKENLRTAAIKCFKKAVVLEGKNSSFWIALGNAYSSFSPQISQHCFIKATALESRDGDIWNNLAALYLKYGDVELAQQAFLRSQSVAPEQSQAWLGHALASKASADVEKAHSLFNHAYILSNGRSPLAQLLYALSIISKRVGNNSSPEDIETAQDFSIANFAIQNYLKFYPKDKMGLKVALTISERCKTFDLSKDIGQRLLVILEAEYEETESPQILQEFVNTKVQVARIHLALGDYAQAVQESEMVLGLIDETDALDINKRNLLSARITIGLAHFFDKDLEKSVEQLKAILVEYSQYEWLVTLTAQMLNAFNSPDTKQAALDQLFSFIEDSDTESSLIIVLTLGAIALKDGLEDILPAVKDELHGLSLTQIVGDTHKYVPKIIQEISSRLGQSHESKIWERTAILFPQDFNVWKNINSQLALQIANLQETKLTSLDMSDALVAYGRFRDVQRSIVLAPHNANAWASFYSVSSPK; from the coding sequence ATGTCGACGGCAAAACATTATTTGAAGCTCGCCAAGGGTGCAATTGACAAAAATGACCCAGAGCTTGCATTGGAGTATGTTCAAGATGTGTTGGAAGCCGACAAGAACAACTTTTTTGCCTTCCTTTTCCAAGGTAAATCGTACCAACTCATAAACGACACAGATCAAGCCATAAAGGCTTTTCAGAAAGCCACCCAATTACAACCAGATAACTTGCTTGGGTGGAAAGGATATTTTCAAGTGGTTAGTGAGCTGGGCGTCCATGAACTTTTTTTCCAGGTTTTGGCGCAGTATTTACAAGTTGAAGCTGAGCAGGGCCAGGGTTTAGGCCAAACGTTAAGAAATGCGTCAAATTACATTAAAAAGCACAATCTCAAAGGAAAGCCAGACCTCCATGAGTTGTTTTTATCGCACGTGATTCCAGGTACCAAGCTTCATGAGCTTGCTCCTTCGTACTTCGGAAGAGATGAAGATAATTTACAGAAGTTGGTAGACTTGGTGTTTAAGAAGGAAAATgaattggtggtgaaggcttgcttcaaagaaagaatGAAGTTCCCGAAACAGCTCAGCTATGACCAGCAAGACCTTATGAATAACATAATATGGCCCATTTACAAAAACTCCAAATTGTCAGATTACTTTGACGAGTTTTTAAACATTTGCAATGATGACGACAAAAGAAAGAAATACCAAGAACTCTATTTCCAATACAAATATGACGTTTTGAAAGTGTCCCCaaagaagtccaagtccaaaataTTACAACAAGTAAAAGATATGTGTGACGACTTGATTCTTTTAAACATCCCCAGTCATTTTGTATGGAGTAAATACTTTGATTTGCTCGACGTCAAGGATTTCCGTGATTTAGATAAAGACCAGGTGATCTTCTGTATAAAGAACTTCCAAGCTGAGGGCCTTGGGATCCTTTTTTATGGGCTTGTCCACAGCGAGATTTCTCCGTTCAACAGAGACGAAATCTCGAAGGAAGTGAAAATTGAAACAGAAACAGAGGTAGAGGAAGACGAGGATCAAGACCTCATAAATCTCATGGAAACTAAAGATGACGGGCCATCCCGCTTCTCGGCAGAACAGATTTTAGAGCTCATAAAGGAGGGTTCTTCCAAGTTAGACTCGGTATTTTCCAAGCGAATCTTGATAGACTATTACCTCCATATGAGAGAGTATTTGGGAGCTTCTGACATTTGCCGTGTTGGTATAAAACTTCTTGCAGACATGCAGCATGCAATTGGAGttgacttggtcaactctAGAGCGTCCGTCGTTTGTTCTCTAGCCGTGGTATATACTTATCATGAAGCACCCAAAAACTATAGCAGAGCATTGGAACTCTATGAAAGAATCTTGGAACTCGACAAGCATAACAAAAGAGCAAGAATTGGGAAGGGGTTAATTCTCTTGGAGAAGGGAAACCTTTCTGTTGCAAAGAAGTTATTAACGCAAGCATTCAACGACTTTCCAGACGATTCGGATGTATTGATGGAGCTAGGATGGTGTGAGGTTCAGCTAGGAAATCACCAGGTTGGAAGAACGCATTTGGAGAAGTCGCTCAAGTCATTGACTGGATTGGATATCCAAAGCTGTGAATTGAGAGCCTCTATTAACTGGAGAATCGCCCGAAGTTATATACTCGAGAAACCCGACAATGTGGATGTTCCCTATCagcttttgatcaagtctttgaaggaGTATAACAGCTTTGCTCCTTCCTACACGGCTCTTGGTATCATATACTTTGAGGTGTATGGGGATAAAGTGAGGGCCCAAAAGTGTTTTTACAAGGCGTTCGAGTTGGATATCGCTGAAGTGGAATCTGCCAAATACTTGGTCACTGACATGACCAGCAAGAAAGAGTGGGAAGTTGCTGAAATCTTATGTTCCAAAATTGTTGATACAGAAAGAGCTCGTAAAGCCTTGAGTTCCCAGCAAGACAAGTCATGGCCCTATCGAGTCTTAGGGTGTTCTGCTTTGAACAAACAAGACGATGCCAAAGCCATCCAATGGTTTCAAACTGCTTTGCGAATGGCATCTATGGATTTCGAATGTTGGGTGGGTCTAGGTGAAGCTTACTACAATTGCGGAAGATTTGATGCTGCTcaaaaggtgtttgaaCGAGCCTTGACTCTCAAGGAAGAGGAATCTTGGCAAATTACATATATGTTGGGAAAAGTCTTGTGTGACACCAAAGAGTTTGATGACGGAatcgagaagttggaaagaGCTCTTGAATTGAGACCAGGTGAAGAATGTGTTGTAAATGCATTGTTCCAGGCCAAGATTGAGCAAATCCAAAAGCTTTTACCCAATGGGTATTTTGGAAGGGTGTTGGATATCAACCGAAACGTCTTGGAGTTGGTCAAGCAGTGCAGCAAGATTAACAAGAAGACACAGTCGTTGTGGTTGGGATTATATCACTGTCTTCTGGTGTATCTAAAGATCCAGTCCAACTTGGAGGACTTTCCTCTAGCAGAAGTGgaagatatcttcaacgagttcaagGACGAGACTTTCACAGAACCATTTTTACAAGAATTGAATCAGATCGATGACAATATTAACCTTCAAGGCTGTAGTGATATCTTCAGAAACGGAAAGCATGTCGAGGGTATTACATCCTTGattatcttcaactttaAAGTTTGCATTCACTTACTACCCGAACAAGGTAGATACATGAGATCCATCAACTACTACAATTTAGGTTTGGCATATTACGAAGCATTCAATCATTGTGAAAAGGAAAACCTTCGTACTGCAGCTATCAAGTGTTTCAAGAAAGCGGTTGTCCTAGAAGGCAAAAACTCAAGTTTCTGGATTGCTTTGGGAAATGCCTACTCTTCATTCAGCCCACAGATCAGTCAGCATTGTTTCATTAAGGCCACGGCTTTGGAATCAAGAGATGGGGACATTTGGAACAACCTTGCTGCACTTTACTTGAAATACGGAGACGTGGAATTGGCCCAGCAAGCATTTTTAAGATCCCAGTCGGTGGCTCCAGAACAATCCCAAGCATGGTTAGGACATGCATTGGCGTCGAAAGCATCAGCAGATGTGGAAAAGGCTCATAGCTTGTTCAACCATGCGTATATCTTGTCCAACGGCCGGTCGCCTTTAGCCCAGCTTTTGTACGCCTTATCGATCATCAGCAAGCGGGTAGGCAACAACTCAAGTCCTGAAGATATAGAAACAGCACAGGACTTTAGTATTGCCAACTTTGCCATTCAAAACTATCTCAAGTTCTACCCCAAGGACAAAATGGGGTTGAAGGTAGCCTTGACAATCAGTGAACGTTGTAAGACCTTTGATTTGAGCAAAGACATTGGCCAACGGTTGTTAGTGATCTTGGAAGCTGAATACGAGGAAACCGAGAGTccccaaattcttcaagaattcgTCAACACCAAGGTCCAAGTGGCCAGAATCCATTTGGCACTCGGCGACTACGCTCAAGCAGTACAAGAAAGTGAAATGGTATTGGGTCTCATCGATGAAACTGATGCCCTAGATATCAACAAGCGCAACCTCTTGTCTGCTCGTATAACCATCGGATTAGCCCATTTTTTCgacaaggacttggaaaagtctGTGGAGCAGTTGAAGGcgattttggtggagtACAGCCAGTATGAATGGCTTGTTACCTTGACGGCTCAGATGTTGAATGCTTTTAATAGTCCTGACACCAAACAAGCGGCTTTAGACCAATTGTTCTCGTTCATTGAAGACAGCGACACCGAGTCTTCGTTAATCATAGTGCTCACTCTAGGCGCCATCGCCTTGAAAGACGGACTCGAGGACATTTTACCAGCAGTCAAAGACGAGCTCCATGGACTCTCATTAACACAAATAGTGGGAGATACCCACAAATACGTACCCAAGATCATACAAGAGATCAGCCTGCGACTCGGCCAATCCCACGAGTCCAAGATCTGGGAACGGACGGCCATTTTGTTTCCCCAGGACTTTAATGTGTGGAAGAACATCAATAGCCAATTGGCGCTCCAGATTGCCAACTTACAAGAGACAAAACTCACTTCCTTAGACATGAGCGACGCTCTTGTTGCATACGGACGGTTCCGAGACGTCCAAAGAAGCATTGTGCTAGCTCCACACAACGCCAATGCGTGGGCCAGTTTCTATCTGGTTAGTTCTCCTAAGTAG
- the RPC82 gene encoding RNA polymerase III subunit C82 (BUSCO:EOG092610QT; EggNog:ENOG503NZ6S; COG:K): protein MIAELSESAEGQSPMSNLWTMVTKNHLGSVAAVVVSTLISHGRLTAKDISKKTKFPLKTVKTSLVSLIQLNCVLYWQEGERVDYTFHEQGLLVLLHSGQIINHIRETYDHESAAIIQNLIQIGSIRVEDLVKDADVDTRYSVEIKLAKLFSDGWVKPLQKHDFNPIEDLWNQIYQATMKQLPRSATVSEIKRVAEAKEASRIKLTNLVESLPTGMFDKRDGMKVLKPQTQIAFSYARYQRHTRTNALVSLCESRIGPLTASVYSTALSLIEKSSPEVHHFLTSIDGMILDPEEMVRFETELENRLIDNKAMVFKAHDVVKHLHPQLDLGKSVLTHNFLKPETTRKRVVSFGEMERKLKKPKIKMENLESPLEQEDFADTVRSETASLVNHHLKLLSSSSAIPFIVELSPGTFTVPFHKLKQIVLEYNYDEVMKKTVGSDGLRILRCIKQMKLVDEKTVAHSVLLKDKLVRNEIYKLVQLNVIEIQEVPRSNDRAASKTFYAYRYKQHTSFNFFKNTLVYNMANILHLIDQFKGEHKVLLDKCEREDVKGHEAELLLDSELRTLKGLKFREINNMGKLHRLLAMYEIFSRW, encoded by the coding sequence ATGATCGCAGAGCTTTCCGAGTCAGCTGAGGGCCAGTCGCCAATGTCAAACCTCTGGACGATGGTTACCAAGAACCATTTGGGACTGGTAGCCGCCGTGGTGGTCTCCACCTTGATTTCCCACGGTAGACTAACTGCAAAAGATATCAGTAAGAAGACCAAGTTCCCTCTTAAAACCGTGAAAACATCGTTGGTATCGTTGATACAGTTGAACTGCGTGTTGTACTGGCAAGAAGGCGAACGGGTGGATTATACGTTCCATGAACAAgggttgttggtgttgctCCACAGCGGACAGATCATTAACCATATAAGAGAAACATACGACCACGAAAGTGCTGCCATCATCCAGAACTTGATCCAAATAGGCAGTATTCGTGTGGAGGATTTGGTCAAAGATGCTGACGTGGACACCAGGTACCTggtggaaatcaagttggcgAAACTTTTCAGTGATGGATGGGTAAAACCATTACAAAAACACGATTTCAACCCCATAGAAGACTTGTGGAACCAGATCTACCAGGCCACCATGAAGCAGTTGCCACGTTCTGCAACCGTGAGTGAAATCAAGCGGGTGGCTGAGGCCAAAGAGGCATCTCGCATAAAGctcaccaacttggtggagaGCTTACCAACTGGAATGTTTGACAAGAGAGATGGCatgaaggtgttgaagccACAAACGCAAATAGCCTTTTCTTATGCCCGGTACCAACGACACACGCGCACAAATGCCCTTGTGAGCTTGTGTGAATCCCGTATAGGCCCGCTCACGGCCTCGGTATACTCGACCGCATTGAGTTTAATCGAGAAAAGCAGCCCTGAGGTGCACCATTTTCTAACCAGCATCGATGGGATGATCTTAGATCCAGAGGAAATGGTTCGGTTTGAAACCGAACTTGAAAATAGACTCATAGACAACAAGGCAATGGTTTTCAAAGCCCACGACGTGGTGAAGCACTTGCACCCACAGTTGGACTTGGGCAAGAGTGTGTTAACAcacaactttttgaagccCGAAACCACCCGAAAAAGAGTGGTGAGTTTTGGAGAGATGGagagaaagttgaagaagcccaaaatcaagatggagaacttggaacTGCCTCTCGAACAAGAGGATTTCGCCGACACCGTGCGCAGCGAAACTGCATCGTTGGtcaaccaccacctcaaACTCTTATCGTCATCCTCGGCTATACCGTTCATTGTGGAACTCAGTCCCGGCACATTCACAGTGCCGTTCCACAAGCTCAAGCAGATTGTGTTGGAATACAACTATGACgaggtgatgaagaagacagTGGGCAGTGACGGGCTACGGATCTTGCGGTGTATCAAGCAGATGAagcttgttgatgagaagaCGGTTGCACACTCGGTGCTACTCAAAGATAAGCTTGTGCGAAACGAGATCTATAAGCTTGTGCAGCTCAATGTGATTGAAATCCAGGAAGTCCCCCGAAGCAACGATAGAGCTGCGTCCAAGACATTCTATGCTTATCGGTACAAGCAGCACACgtccttcaatttcttcaagaacacCCTTGTATATAACATGGCCAACATTCTCCATCTCATCGACCAGTTCAAGGGCGAGCACAAGGTGTTATTGGATAAATGTGAGAGAGAAGATGTCAAGGGTCATGAAGCAGAGTTGCTACTCGACAGCGAACTCAGAACTTTAAAAGGGTTAAAATTTCGTGAGATCAATAATATGGGGAAGCTCCATCGGCTTCTCGCGATGTACGAAATTTTCAGTCGATGGTAA
- the AQY1 gene encoding Aquaporin-1 (COG:P; EggNog:ENOG503NV37), translated as MAASTSDVDVEAQHIETYEPRDAVNQGSALKNHGIAILGEFFGTFIFLWTAFVIAQIANQDPTIPTVGSNPSQLIMISFGFGFGVMVGVFMFFRVSGGNLNPAVTLTLVLAQAVPPVRGALMMISQMVAGMAAAGAASAMTPGEIAFTNGLGGGASRTRGVFLEAFGTCILCLTVLLLAVEKHKATFVAPFVIGIALFLGHLICVYYTGAGLNPARSFGPCVAARSFPDYHWIYWVGPVLGSVIAFAIWKVLKLLNYETCNPGQDADA; from the coding sequence ATGGCTGCTTCCACTTCCGACGTTGACGTTGAAGCTCAACATATCGAAACTTACGAACCAAGAGATGCCGTTAATCAAGGCTCTGCTTTAAAGAATCACGGAATCGCCATTTTGGGTGAATTCTTTGGTACTTTTATCTTTTTGTGGACTGCCTTTGTCATTGCCCAAATTGCCAACCAGGATCCTACCATTCCAACCGTGGGTTCCAACCCAAGCCAATTGATTATGATTTCgtttggttttggtttcGGAGTCATGGTGGGGGTATTTATGTTTTTCAGAGTGTCTGGTGGTAACTTGAACCCAGCCGTCACCTTGACCTTGGTGTTGGCCCAGGCGGTTCCTCCAGTGAGAGGAgcattgatgatgatttctcAGATGGTTGCCGGTATGGCAGCTGCTGGAGCTGCATCGGCCATGACCCCTGGTGAAATTGCCTTTACCAATGGATTGGGAGGAGGTGCCTCTAGAACCAGAGGAGTGTTTTTGGAAGCTTTTGGTACTTGTATTTTGTGTTTGACcgtgttgttgttggcgGTTGAAAAGCATAAGGCCACCTTTGTGGCTCCATTTGTCATTGGTATTGCCTTGTTTTTGGGTCACTTGATCTGTGTGTACTATACCGGTGCTGGTTTGAACCCCGCTAGATCCTTCGGCCCATGTGTGGCCGCCAGGTCTTTCCCAGACTACCACTGGATTTACTGGGTGGGTCCCGTGTTGGGATCCGTCATTGCCTTTGCCATTTGgaaggtgttgaagcttttgaactACGAAACCTGTAACCCAGGTCAAGATGCCGATGCTTAA